In Bos taurus isolate L1 Dominette 01449 registration number 42190680 breed Hereford chromosome 17, ARS-UCD2.0, whole genome shotgun sequence, the genomic window GGCCCAAGACACTGGGGAGCGGCGGGACAGCAGCAAAGTGTTCCCAGAGTCTGAATGCCCAGCCAGCGGCTTCTCCCCAGACCCAGCCGGCAAGAGTTGTTTCCAGGCAAGCTAGGGCCCTCCTCATAAATTCCTCCACGGGCAAAGCAGGTTCACATCTTCCACACAAAGCCAGGAGCTCATTGACCAAAAGTCAGGGGagggggggaggaaggaggggggatTCAATAATGCTTTGCCATTGGTCTGGAATGGGgtagtggtggtggggggggagcCAAGTACTAGTTAGAGTTCAGAGAAGCCACGGGTGGGTCACTGCAGCCCTGACTCACCCCATTTGGGCTAGGGGAGGGACCTAGCCCCACCCCAAGCTCCTCTCTGAGGCATCAAGATTAGTATGTGCAGGGAGGGGGAGGCAGCTTCACCGTCCCTCCCCGGTCCTGGagggactggggtggggtggggatgtaaCATCAATTAGCAGGCTTGGGATTTTGCAGCTCCGTATCCCCTCAACTCGACTGACAAAGTTTCAGAGCGTGGCAGCCCTTCTACTCGGCAAACTCCCTCCTTTCTCCCGGGATCCCATCCAactgcccccaccccgccccgcccccccgcccacAACCCCGGACAGAGTCCTGCCCCTCTCCTCCAGCGACCTCCCTCTCCCAAAAGACCCCCGAAGCCCCGAGGGCCACTCACTGTTTTGGAGTCGAGCTCGTGCCGCGACTGCGCCAGGACTTTATCCACCCCCGCCTGGTCCATGAAAGTGACGAAGCCGAAACCCCTGCGCGCCGTAGTGAGGGAGAGGCAGATGGTTACAAGGCAGAGAGTGGCGGCGGAGCGGGGCGAGCCGGGAGCCGGAGGAGGGGGTGAGGGGCTCACCTGGATCTCTTGGTCAGGGGGTCCCGCATCACCAGACACTCCTTCACCTCCCCGAACTGGCCGAAGTATTCGCGCAGCCCTTCTGTAACCACACACCCGCCTTCGGACCAGCCCGCGCCCCTGCGCCCTTCCCCCCTTCCCCCGTCCTTTGCCCCCAGTGACCCCGGCGCGGTCCGGCCGCCCCCGCGCCCGGCAGCCTGCACGTTCTCCGGcgcttcccccccaccccaggtcttCACCCGGCTCCCCTGGAGCCTCCTGGCGCCCACGGGGGCCCCAGGAAACCGAGGGCCGAGCAGGGCTGGAGGGGGGACGGCTCCGGCCGGGTTCCCGCCGCTCCGGGAGCCGCCTCACAAAAGTTTGAGCCGCAGGTGCGAGCGGAGTTGGCGCTGCCGCCGGCGGGTCCCCGGGGcccagcccaccccccacccccgatgCCCCCTGAACCCCTCATCTCCTCCCCTCCACCCGCTGGGCCGTGCGCGCTTGTCGATCGCCCTGCGCTCTCGGGGTCCCCGGGCGGGGCGCGAAACGGCGCAGGGGCGCCCGGGGTCAGCGGGgcgcagggctgggctggggtgtcCGGTTCCGGGGCGCCGGGGGGTCCCGGGTGCCCCGCCGGGCCGGCGGGCGCTCCCGGGCTCGCTCACCCTGCGTAGTCTGCCAACTGAGTCCCCCGATGAACATCTTGCTGCGGAGGAGGAGAGACACAAAGGGCCCGCGTGAGCGCCGGGCGCCCGGGCGCAGGGGGCGCGGGCCCGGGCCCCGGGGAGGCCCGGCCCGACCCGGATCGGCCATGttggcggggccggggcgggcgcGGGCCAGcgaggccgggccgggccgggccgggacGTACCAGGGGTCGTGCGGCGAGTCCGGGGAGGCGAGGCCGGGCTGGGGCGCGTCAGTCTCCATCGGGAGCCGCGGGCGGCGCGGGCAgcggagcggcggcggcggcggcggcggcagcgctCGGCGCGGGGCAGATGAGGAGCGCGGCGAAGGGGGCCGGACGGACAGGCCATGCTgccccctcccccgaccccgctcgggcgggcgggcggggacGGCCGAGGGGAGGGCCCGCCGGGGGCCGACCTGCCGGCTCCTCCCCCCGCCGCCCTGCGAGCATAAAGCCCAGCGCTCGCCAGCCCGCCCGCCCGGGCGCTCGCGGAGGCGGCGGCGCCCGGACCTCGCTCCCGCCGGGCTCCCGGGTCCCCGAGGGCGAGAGAGACCCCCTCGAAACCCGAGGCGGGCCGGGACCTGGGCGCGGccgcaccccccacccaccccggcACGGGGGCCGGGCCGCGGGAACGCCCTCCCGGAATGAAGCGCTTCCCGGTGCCTTCAAGGTAGCTCGGTTCCGGATCCCCATCCCTAGTCCTCCCTTTCAGTTCCCCGGTATCTAGAATCTAAGAAATCCCCAATCTCCCTGGGTTGGGTGGGAGATAGCCCCCCAGTGCCCGCACGTTCCAACTGGTGAGGATCCCTCCATTCCCCCAGTCGGAGCGAGAATCGCCCTCCGAGCCCCCAATTTCCGCTAAACCTAATTTAGAGTTCCCCCCTCGGCTGCCCTCGGTCCACTCCCAGTGTCCCATACCGCCCCACCTCCCCCAAGTCCAGTTCAGGGAACCCTCTCGGTGCATCGCGTCCCGAGCGGGGAGCCTCCATCAGCACCTCGGTAGAAACCGTGTTAGTTTCCCTCGACCCTTTCTGAGACTCCTTCTCGGgtcccctcacccccaacccctTCTTCCATCCACAGCCGTGGACTCTATAGTCATTTTGAGGAAACCCTCCTGCTCTGAGCTCGCGTTCTTGGTTTGCCGGTTGcccactgcccccacctccccaatGTGAGGAATCGCCACCGTTTGCCTCACTCCCCGGCTAACTCTGGTCAGCCCTGCTCGAACTTCTGTCTAGATTCGGGAAAGCAGGTCCCAGAAGGCTCACCGCCCAGTCCCTATGGAGGCTGGGGAAAAGGTCAGCGCCTCCAGAGGGCCCCCCGCACCCCGCTTCCAGTTTAGGAACCCGTTGGCTCAGCTGTGCACCTTCCTCTTTGAATGAccgccccccccttttttttgcaGAGTTCTAAACCCCACCCCCATCGGACTGGAAGAACCTAAGATGCCTGCCCAGTGTGTTTGAAGATACTTCTCTAGGTCCGTCTCAATTTAAAG contains:
- the LOC112441980 gene encoding uncharacterized protein is translated as MLPPPPTPLGRAGGDGRGEGPPGADLPPARALAEAAAPGPRSRRAPGSPRARETPSKPEAGRDLGAAAPPTHPGTGAGPRERPPGMKRFPVPSRVLNPTPIGLEEPKMPAQCV